The following proteins come from a genomic window of Nicotiana tomentosiformis chromosome 12, ASM39032v3, whole genome shotgun sequence:
- the LOC138902328 gene encoding uncharacterized protein: MVHDFINLDPPVFTRADPNEDPHVFIDRMHRTLRVMKATTTELVELASCRLRDVAINWYAPTIVAKMEDRVHWFMMGLEPHLLNDCMLVSVHPGTDISHIQAYAQGVEERGQRQQYPRYSAQPSASAPPQFAGRRFDRSPYSGPSQSFGAFSSQYRGESSQMRPPLPRCAQCGKQHVGQCLVGLGICYTYGYPSHVMRDCPTRGGACIVQPARSITSSSSSVHPPRQGSQALAGRGRGRSGASSSSGPQNRIYALAGRHDHESSLDVVTGILSVSSYDVYALIDPGSTLSYVTPFGIELELIEPFELSTPIGDPVIAIRVYKNHIVVVHSRSIVADLIELDMVEFDVKMGMDWLASCYANVDCRSKMVRFQYPGEPILEWKGNTASPRGKANVVADALSRRSMGRLSYLQPEKTEIVCEIHQLANLGVRLLDSGGTRVTIQDTTTSSLVTEVKERQYEDSVLAHYRYTTPQKDKTSLEITGDGVLKYRG, encoded by the exons aTGGTTcacgatttcattaatttggaccctcctgTATTCACTAgagcagatccaaatgaggaccctcatgtatttatcgataggatgcataGGAcattgagggtaatgaaggccactacgACTGAgttagttgagctagcttcctgtagacttcgggatgttgcaattaattg gtatgctcccactattgtagctaagatggaggatcgggttcactgGTTCATGATGGGGTTGGAGCCACACCTGCTCAATGACTGTATGCTGGTCTCAGTTCATCCAGGCACtgatatttctcatattcaagcatacgctcagggtgtagaggagc GTGGTCAGAGACAGCAGTACCCGAGGTATTCAGCTCAGCCATCAGCTAGTGCACCCCCGCAGTTTgccggtaggagatttgatcgttccccatattcagggcccagtcagAGTTTCGGGGCCTTTAGTTCTCaatataggggtgagtcaagtcagatgaggccacccttgccacgatgtgctcagtgtggtaagcagcatgtcggGCAGTGCCTTGTAGGGTTGGGTATTTGTTATACTTATGGTTATCCAAGCcatgttatgagagattgtccgacgagaggtggtgcatGTATAGTTCAGCCAGCGAGATCTATAAccagttcgtcatcatcagtacacccccctaggcaaggttcacaggcactagctggtcgtggtagaggcagaagtggagcatctagctcgagcggtcctcagaaccgtatctatgcctTAGCGGGTCGACATGATCATGAGTCATCActtgatgttgttacaggtatcttatcagtctcctcatatgatgtatatgcattgattgatccaggttccaccttatcgtacgtCACTCCGTTTGGGATAGAACTTGAGTTGATTGAACCTTTTGAGTTATCTACGCCTATTGGGGATCCAGTAATAGCTATACGGGTATATAAAAACcatatagtagtagttcatagtcgttctatagtagcagacctgattgagttagatatggtggaatttgatgttaaaatgggtatggattggttggcttcttgttatgctaacgttgattgtagatcaaagatggttcggttccagtATCCAGGGGAACCaattctagagtggaaaggtaatactgcatcgccgagag gaaaggcgaatgtagtagccgacgccctcagccgtagatctatgggtagatTATCATATTTACAACCAGAGAAGACTGAGATAGTttgtgagattcatcagctagctaatcttggagttcgattattagattcaggtggtaccagagttactattcaggacacgacaacatcctctctagtaactgaagtgaaggaacgccagtatgaagaTTCTGTGCTAGCTCACTATAGATatacaacccctcaaaaggaTAAGACATCAttggagattacaggagatggagtcctcaaatatcgaggttga
- the LOC138902329 gene encoding uncharacterized protein — protein sequence MFLREYVPQSLRDAWSAEFEQLRQGSMTVSKYAVRFSDLAQHAPALVAIVRERVRRFIKGLHPSIRLNMAQELEMEISYQQVMSIARRLEGMLAWEREERESKRSRESGTYSGTRVPTAVRHGRGYVSSPVHSALPAASAIPTPSRPKSLIMHHQYLVHLLYGVLLAGYDIYLAYVRDVIIDTPIIESVLVVRDFLDVFPADLLGMPPDKDNDFGNDLLPGTQPISIPPYRMAPPELKEQL from the exons atgttcttgagggagtatgttccccagagtctcagagacgcATGGagtgcggagtttgagcagttacgccagggttctatgactgtgtcaaagtatgcagttcgcttcagtgatttggcccaacatgcaccagccttggttgctatagttcgagagagggtccGTCGGTTTAtcaagggactccaccccagtatcaggcttaACATGGCCCAGGAGTTGGAGATGGAGATTTCGTACCAGCAAGttatgagtattgctaggagattggagggtatgcttgcttgggagagagaggagagggagtccaagaggtctcgagagtctggcacttatagtggtactcgtgtcCCAACTGCAGTTCgacatggtaggggctatgtgagtagccccgttcattcagcacttccagccgccagtgctATTCCGACTCCTTCTAGGCctaagagccttattatgcaccaccaatatctagtgcacctcctgtacggggtgcttttagcg GGGTATGACatatatctagcttatgtgagagatgtcattattgatacccctataattgagTCAGTcctagtagtgagggattttctagatgtatttccagctgatcttctgggcatgccgcccgacaaagatAATGACTTTGGCAATGATttgttgccaggcactcagcccatctctatccctccatatcgtatggctcctcctgagttgaaggagcagttatag